One segment of Erigeron canadensis isolate Cc75 chromosome 2, C_canadensis_v1, whole genome shotgun sequence DNA contains the following:
- the LOC122588645 gene encoding zinc finger CCCH domain-containing protein 64: protein MAPPRILLSGDPIGHLNQLFKRVSSVNKSTGPFDALLCVGQFFPESSQGLDELTEYIDGRKNIPLPTYFIGDYGAGAVKVLSAAAKETGNQGFKMDGLKITDNLFWLKGSGKFTLHGLSVAYLSGRKSSSGQMYGTYSQDDIDALRALAEEPGIIDIFLTNEWPSGILNRASTTDIPPGILDSPGGDATISELVAEIKPRYHVTGTKGVYYAREPYLNVDAVHITRFIGLAAVGNASKQKFIHAISPTPASTMSSNEISTKPPNTTLSPYTYVEKEPEKRSSDVANDPQYWRYDVSKRQKVGGGDTQKLCFKFISSGDCPRGDKCHFFHDMDAREQSMRGVCFEFLNKGKCERGDCNYKHSLQEERSRSKECWFCLSSPNVESHLITSVGENCYCALAKGPLVQDHILILPIEHLPNTLSSPQECEIEFVKFQNSLKAYFKSHKKEVVFFEWVYIKTSHANLQAIPIPLNRASALQDIFNLAAEKLGFEFMVLKSDRSSEGRKLLRAQFNEKCSLFYVELPGGIILSHVVEENEKFPVQFGREVLAGLLNMADRADWRNCKLSKEEEIKMVERFKNSFEEYDPNK, encoded by the exons ATGGCGCCCCCAAGGATTCTGCTATCTGGAGATCCCATTGGCCATCTAAACCAGCTTTTCAAACGCGTCTCATCGGTTAATAAATCAACTGGTCCTTTTGATGCCTTGTTATGCGTGGGCCAATTTTTTCCTGAATCTTCACAAGGGTTAGATGAGTTAACGGAGTACATTGACGGAAGGAAGAATATTCCGTTACCTACTTACTTTATTGGTGATTATGGAGCTGGTGCCGTTAAGGTTTTGTCAGCAGCTGCTAAAGAGACTGGGAATCAAGGGTTTAAAATGGATGGTTTGAAAATTACAGATAATTTATTTTGGTTGAAAGGCAGTGGCAAATTCACTCTCCATG GTTTGTCTGTGGCATACTTATCTGGTAGGAAATCATCAAGTGGTCAAATGTATGGAACATACAGTCAAGATGATATTGATGCACTCCGGGCCTTGGCCGAGGAACCTGGAATCATTGACATATTCCTAAC TAACGAATGGCCCAGTGGAATCTTGAATCGAGCTTCAACAACTGATATTCCTCCGGGAATATTGGATTCGCCTGGTGGTGATGCGACAATATCTGAGTTAGTTGCAGAGATTAAGCCCCG GTACCATGTTACAGGAACTAAGGGTGTATATTATGCTCGTGAACCATATCTAAATGTTGATGCTGTACACATAACCCGTTTTATAGGATTAGCGGCAGTAGGAAATGCATCTAAACAG AAATTTATTCATGCGATTTCTCCAACTCCAGCATCTACCATGTCTTCTAATGAGATATCTACTAAACCACCAAATACTACCTTATCTCCTTATACATATGTGGAAAAGGAACCCGAAAAAAGATCTTCTGATGTGGCAAATGATCCACAGTATTGGCGATACGATGTCTCGAAACGGCAAAAAGTTGGAGGCGGTGACACTCAAAAGttgtgttttaaatttatttcttCTGGTGATTGTCCACGAGGAGATAAATGCCATTTTTTTCATGATATGGATGCAAGGGAACAATCTATGAGGGGTGTATGCTTTGAGTTTTTGAATAAAGGAAAATGTGAAAGAGGAGATTGCAACTATAAGCACAGTTTGCAGGAAGAAAGAAGCAG GTCAAAGGAATGCTGGTTTTGTCTATCAAGTCCAAATGTGGAGTCACATTTAATCACAAGTGTTGGTGAAAATTGCTACTGTGCGCTTGCTAAAGGACCACTAGTTCAAGATCATATACTCATACTACCGATTGAGCATCTACCCAATACTCTATCTTCACCCCAAGAATGTGAGATCGAGTTCGTTAAATTTCAAAATAGTCTTAAAGCTTATTTTAAGAGCCACAAAAAAGAAGTTGTGTTCTTCGAGTGGGTTTACATAAAAACAAGTCATGCTAATCTTCAG GCTATCCCGATACCTTTAAACAGAGCATCTGCTCTTCAGGATATTTTCAATTTAGCTGCTGAAAAGTTGGGATTcgagtttatggttttaaaaa GTGACAGAAGTTCTGAGGGACGAAAATTGCTACGAGCTCAATTTAATGAAAAGTGCAGTTTATTCTATGTGGAACTCCCTGGAGGTATAATATTATCGCATGTTGTGGAAGAAAACGAGAAATTTCCAGTGCAGTTTGGCCGTGAG GTTTTGGCAGGTTTGTTGAATATGGCAGATAGAGCGGATTGGCGGAATTGTAAGCTTagcaaagaagaagaaataaaaATGGTGGAAAGATTTAAAAACAGTTTTGAAGAATATGATCCAAATAAGTGA
- the LOC122587527 gene encoding non-specific lipid transfer protein GPI-anchored 10 gives MSSSHISTATTCITPLLLLLIITYLPSPAITQPNLPITPTIAECGPRILPLAMCAPFVQGVSTTPTQSCCDSLGHINQQQPRCLCILLNNSALSSAFPVNTTLAMELPHICSVDFDIVSCTGAPLPSISPTPQVSLGSATNTTVASSPMASVTPKSGFMGLGFHPSNGMRSKESSQLWISALLVIFTYVSTSTLY, from the exons ATGTCGTCGTCCCATATTTCGACTGCCACAACCTGTATCACTCCCCTGCTTCTTTTGTTGATCATCACATACCTTCCATCTCCTGccattacccaacccaactTGCCAATAACCCCCACCATTGCGGAATGTGGCCCACGTATCCTTCCACTAGCCATGTGTGCACCATTCGTTCAAGGTGTATCCACAACACCGACACAATCATGTTGTGATAGCCTGGGGCATATCAATCAGCAGCAGCCACGGTGTTTGTGCATCTTGCTCAATAACTCAGCTTTGAGCTCTGCTTTCCCTGTTAACACAACCCTTGCTATGGAACTTCCGCATATATGTAGTGTTGATTTTGATATTGTTTCTTGCACAG GTGCACCCTTGCCATCGATATCGCCAACACCTCAAGTTTCTCTAGGGTCAGCTACCAATACTACCGTGGCTT CTTCACCTATGGCGTCGGTTACTCCAAAATCCGGGTTCATGGGACTGGGGTTTCACCCGAGCAATGGCATGAGGTCAAAGGAATCGTCGCAATTATGGATATCCGCGCTGCTAGTTATATTTACTTACGTATCGACTAGCACACTTTACTAA
- the LOC122589421 gene encoding DNA polymerase delta subunit 4, whose translation MASEMKGFFKQKKKNSGISKPSTTKSKPSNPKSKHSASFGSNVAQPPALIAHGSPDLQESHDANEEVLRQFDLNMAYGPCAGMKRLDRWQRAATLGLNPPEDIHRLLTSGGTAVCADSLWDGRV comes from the exons atgGCATCAGAAATGAAAGGATTCttcaaacaaaagaagaaaaactcaGGAATCAGTAAACCTTCAACAACTAAATCCAAAccctccaaccctaaatccaaaCACTCTGCCAGTTTCGGATCCAATGTTGCCCAACCTCCTGCTTTAATCGCCCATGGTTCTCCTGATCTCCaag AAAGTCATGATGCAAATGAAGAGGTGTTGAGGCAATTTGACTTGAATATGGCGTATGGGCCATGTGCTGGGATGAAGAGATTGGATCGTTGGCAGAGAGCTGCTACTTTGGGATTGAACCCTCCTGAAGACATTCACCGTCTCTTGACATCTGGTGGCACTGCAGTTTGTGCCGACTCCTTGTGGGATGGTCGTGTTTGA